A genomic stretch from Mycobacterium cookii includes:
- a CDS encoding HNH endonuclease signature motif containing protein: MYSSSRKDIVKCWDALHDAVSDVLELSYDALTTPECLALLERQEHEARRLPAAGHPAINKLAREAGETELGGRLTHALANRLRITRAEASRRVHEAADLGERTAVTGEPLPPQLEATAAGQRDGQLGAGHVAVIRSFLHRLPDFVDLETRQVAEAQLARLGTQHRPDELSKLADKLTDCLNPDGNFTDEDRSRRRGITIGPQGADGMSPITGYLTPEARATVDAVFAKLAAPIENDSRSAAQRNHDALSAAGRLLLESGKLGQHNGLPATIIVTTTLRELESGCGRGLTGGGTLLPMSDVIRLAGNAHHYLAIFDKGRALALYHTKRLASPAQRIVLYAKDRGCSFPGCEIPGYHSEAHHCDPYARCGTSDVNDMTFGCGGHHPLAEQGWTTRKNQRGETEWIPPAHLDHGQPRTNTFHHPEKLLQDDDEDP, translated from the coding sequence ATGTATTCGAGTAGCCGAAAGGACATCGTGAAGTGCTGGGACGCACTGCACGATGCGGTGTCCGACGTGCTCGAACTGTCCTACGACGCGCTCACCACGCCCGAATGTTTGGCGTTGCTGGAACGCCAAGAACACGAGGCACGACGCCTGCCGGCGGCGGGCCACCCTGCGATCAACAAGCTTGCCAGGGAAGCCGGCGAAACCGAGCTGGGCGGCAGGCTGACCCATGCGCTGGCCAACCGGCTTCGGATCACCAGAGCTGAAGCATCGCGACGTGTCCACGAAGCCGCCGACCTCGGTGAGCGCACGGCGGTCACCGGCGAACCGTTGCCGCCGCAACTGGAGGCCACGGCGGCAGGCCAGCGCGACGGCCAGTTGGGCGCCGGTCACGTCGCGGTGATCCGCAGCTTTTTGCACCGGCTGCCGGACTTCGTCGACCTCGAAACGCGTCAGGTAGCCGAGGCGCAGCTGGCACGGCTGGGCACCCAGCACCGTCCGGACGAGCTGAGCAAGCTGGCCGACAAGCTCACCGACTGCCTGAACCCCGACGGCAACTTCACCGACGAGGACCGATCACGGCGGCGCGGCATCACCATCGGACCGCAGGGCGCCGACGGCATGAGTCCGATCACCGGATACCTGACTCCCGAAGCCCGCGCGACCGTCGACGCCGTTTTCGCCAAGCTGGCTGCGCCGATCGAGAACGACAGCCGGAGCGCCGCTCAACGCAATCACGACGCGCTCAGTGCGGCCGGCCGTCTGCTGCTGGAGTCCGGAAAGCTCGGTCAGCACAACGGTTTACCGGCCACCATCATCGTCACGACGACGCTGCGGGAATTGGAGTCCGGCTGTGGCCGCGGCCTGACGGGTGGCGGCACGCTGTTGCCGATGTCCGACGTCATCCGGCTGGCCGGCAACGCCCACCACTACCTCGCGATCTTCGACAAGGGCCGGGCGCTGGCGCTGTATCACACCAAACGGCTGGCCTCTCCGGCACAGCGAATTGTGCTGTACGCCAAAGATCGTGGCTGTTCGTTCCCCGGTTGCGAGATCCCCGGCTACCACTCAGAGGCGCATCACTGCGACCCGTATGCGAGGTGCGGCACCTCCGACGTCAACGACATGACCTTCGGATGCGGCGGTCATCACCCGCTTGCCGAGCAGGGCTGGACAACGCGAAAGAACCAGCGAGGCGAAACCGAGTGGATCCCACCTGCGCATCTGGACCATGGCCAGCCGCGGACAAACACGTTCCATCACCCCGAGAAGCTGCTACAGGACGATGACGAAGATCCGTGA
- a CDS encoding DUF4334 domain-containing protein produces MSETLARKKFTEFKQHAGAIDDAELDDYWASLTPASIDGMLGEWKGGEFVTGHRMNGQLEKARWFGKTFNSVADVQPLVCLDDDGNRFSNVKMGKGEASLWLEEFRGEVTATMVYDGQPVHDHFKVIDDDAVMGIMNGKGVVENGRYFYFYLERV; encoded by the coding sequence ATGAGTGAGACGCTGGCCCGCAAGAAGTTCACCGAGTTCAAGCAACACGCGGGCGCTATCGATGACGCCGAACTCGACGACTACTGGGCGAGCCTTACGCCGGCCAGCATCGACGGCATGTTGGGCGAATGGAAGGGCGGCGAATTCGTCACCGGCCACCGGATGAACGGCCAACTGGAGAAGGCGCGCTGGTTCGGCAAAACATTCAACTCGGTGGCCGACGTGCAGCCACTGGTCTGCCTCGACGACGATGGGAACCGGTTTTCCAACGTCAAGATGGGCAAGGGTGAAGCGAGCCTGTGGCTCGAGGAATTCCGCGGCGAAGTCACCGCCACGATGGTGTACGACGGCCAACCCGTCCACGATCACTTCAAAGTGATCGACGACGACGCGGTGATGGGCATCATGAACGGCAAGGGCGTCGTCGAGAACGGCCGGTACTTCTACTTCTACCTCGAGCGCGTCTAG
- the lipE gene encoding lipase LipE: MSGQHDLQGRIRVAADLDAVTAVGDEDHSEIDPAAVERIWQAARHWYQAGLHPAIQLCLRHNGKVVLNRAIGHGWGNAPTDPPDAEKIPVRTDTPFCVYSTAKAITATVVHMLVERGQFSLDDRVCTYLPTYTSHGKDRTTIRHVMTHSAGVPFPNGPKSDLKRADDHQYAQEQLGNLRPVYRPGLVHIYHALTWGPLMREIIYAAAGKDLREILATEILDPLGFRWTNFGVAEPDIPLVAPSHATGKQLPAPIAALFRKAIGGTVHQIIPVTNTPLFLKTVIPSSNTISNADEMSRFAEIWRRGGELDGVRVMSPDTLHGAVRESRRLRPDFAMGLQPARWGTGFQLGTTKWGPFGRNAPAAFGHLGLTNCAIWADPERQLSGGLVSSGKPGSDPEVKRYRALMDRITTEIPPGRQGGGGGI, encoded by the coding sequence ATGAGCGGCCAGCACGATCTGCAGGGCAGAATCCGCGTCGCGGCCGACCTCGACGCCGTCACCGCGGTCGGCGACGAAGACCACTCCGAGATCGACCCCGCGGCCGTCGAACGGATCTGGCAGGCCGCCCGGCACTGGTACCAAGCGGGACTGCATCCGGCGATCCAGCTGTGCCTACGCCACAACGGCAAGGTCGTGCTCAACCGCGCGATCGGGCACGGCTGGGGCAACGCGCCGACAGACCCGCCGGACGCCGAGAAGATCCCGGTGCGGACCGATACGCCGTTCTGCGTCTACTCGACCGCCAAGGCGATCACCGCGACCGTCGTGCACATGCTCGTCGAGCGCGGGCAGTTCTCACTCGACGACCGCGTCTGCACATATCTGCCGACCTACACCAGCCACGGCAAGGACCGCACCACGATCCGGCACGTGATGACGCACAGCGCGGGCGTCCCGTTCCCGAATGGTCCGAAGTCGGATCTCAAGCGAGCGGACGACCATCAGTACGCGCAGGAGCAACTCGGCAATCTGCGGCCGGTGTACCGCCCGGGGTTGGTGCACATCTACCACGCACTCACCTGGGGTCCGCTGATGCGCGAGATCATCTATGCCGCCGCCGGCAAGGACCTGCGCGAGATTCTGGCCACCGAGATCCTCGACCCGCTGGGGTTCCGCTGGACCAACTTCGGCGTCGCCGAACCAGACATCCCCCTGGTGGCGCCCAGCCACGCGACCGGCAAGCAATTGCCCGCCCCGATCGCGGCGTTGTTCCGCAAGGCGATCGGCGGGACGGTGCACCAGATCATCCCGGTGACCAACACGCCGCTGTTCCTCAAGACCGTGATCCCGTCGTCGAACACCATCTCGAACGCCGACGAGATGTCTCGGTTCGCTGAAATATGGCGCCGCGGAGGCGAACTCGACGGCGTCCGGGTGATGAGCCCGGACACGCTGCACGGCGCGGTGCGGGAAAGCCGACGCCTACGGCCTGACTTCGCGATGGGTCTGCAACCGGCCCGCTGGGGCACCGGCTTCCAGCTGGGCACGACGAAGTGGGGCCCGTTCGGCCGCAACGCGCCGGCAGCGTTCGGCCATCTCGGCCTGACCAACTGCGCGATCTGGGCCGACCCGGAGCGTCAACTGTCCGGCGGCCTGGTGAGCAGCGGTAAGCCCGGCAGCGATCCCGAGGTCAAGCGATACCGGGCGTTGATGGACCGCATCACCACGGAGATTCCGCCCGGCCGACAGGGCGGTGGCGGAGGGATTTGA
- a CDS encoding MarR family winged helix-turn-helix transcriptional regulator, with protein MAALIAGRTASEMPGLDIAEQKSWQNYLDSTLRLFATLNRQLSDVHQLSLSDVRVLDLLDSSPAGCARMGDLAEALASLPSRLTRQIRRLEGQGLVRREASQADRRGVVATITDDGRAAARQAMVTYSQAVRTHFLAQLSRSQIAAMGENCRRISAALKVSH; from the coding sequence ATGGCCGCCCTCATTGCCGGCCGGACAGCCAGCGAGATGCCCGGGCTGGATATCGCCGAGCAGAAGTCTTGGCAGAACTACCTTGATTCGACCCTGCGGTTGTTCGCGACGCTCAATCGTCAACTCAGCGACGTTCACCAACTGTCGCTGTCCGATGTCAGGGTCCTCGATTTGTTGGACAGCTCGCCGGCCGGGTGCGCCCGGATGGGTGATCTCGCCGAGGCGCTGGCGTCGCTGCCCAGTCGCCTGACTCGACAGATCCGTCGCCTCGAAGGTCAGGGGCTGGTGCGCCGCGAGGCGAGCCAGGCCGATCGCCGCGGTGTCGTCGCCACCATCACCGACGATGGGCGGGCGGCGGCGCGGCAGGCCATGGTGACCTACTCCCAGGCCGTCCGGACGCACTTCCTGGCCCAGTTGTCCCGCTCGCAGATCGCTGCGATGGGGGAGAACTGCCGTCGGATCAGCGCCGCGCTGAAGGTCTCCCATTAA
- a CDS encoding TIGR03086 family metal-binding protein, producing the protein MPSDLRPGPDSPPADELRAAEAALGVLQHIVHPISPDDHSRQTGSEGFDVGQLTDHLVETITSIGEALDAELPSRDADDTAERQIIAVGRPTLDAFHARHGLDGTVTWHGNELPVHTLAGVLAFGLLVHGWDYTVATGHPADVPDSLAEYVLGVAEKIITPERRAKGEFGAAVEIDDHAPGIDRLVAFTGRDPGPKS; encoded by the coding sequence ATGCCTTCCGACCTGCGCCCCGGACCCGACTCGCCTCCCGCCGACGAACTTCGCGCCGCCGAGGCGGCGCTGGGAGTGCTGCAACACATCGTGCATCCGATCTCGCCCGACGACCACTCGCGCCAGACCGGCAGCGAGGGCTTCGACGTGGGCCAATTGACCGATCACCTGGTCGAGACGATCACGTCGATCGGCGAAGCGCTCGACGCCGAGCTTCCGTCACGCGATGCCGACGACACCGCCGAGCGTCAGATCATCGCCGTCGGCCGTCCGACGCTGGACGCCTTTCACGCCCGCCACGGCTTGGACGGCACCGTCACCTGGCACGGCAACGAACTGCCGGTGCACACTCTGGCGGGCGTGCTGGCATTCGGTCTGCTCGTGCACGGATGGGACTACACGGTGGCCACCGGACACCCGGCGGACGTACCGGATTCGCTGGCGGAATACGTGCTGGGCGTTGCCGAGAAGATCATCACGCCCGAGCGCCGCGCTAAAGGGGAGTTCGGTGCCGCCGTCGAGATCGACGACCATGCACCGGGTATCGACCGCCTGGTTGCGTTCACCGGCCGCGATCCGGGCCCGAAGAGCTAG
- a CDS encoding pyridoxal phosphate-dependent aminotransferase — protein sequence MTARLRPEMAELPAYVPGKTVPGAIKLASNETVFGPLPSVRAAIECATDAVNRYPDNGCADLKSALAKHLNSGRVGSAGGWGPEHIAVGCGSVSLCQQLIQISATAGDEVLFGWRSFEIYPLQVRLAGATEVQVPLSDHTFDLQAMLAAVTDRTRLIFVCNPNNPTSTVVDPDALTRFVEAVPSHVLIAIDEAYVEYIRDGLLPDSLALVRSYPNVVVLRTFSKAYGLAGLRVGYAAGHPELITALDKAYVPFTATSVSQAAAIASLDAADELLARTDAVVAERTRVSHALRGTGFTLPPSQANFVWLPLGSRTLDFVEKAADARIVVRPYGSDGVRVTIGAPEENDALLSFAENWI from the coding sequence ATGACTGCTCGCCTGCGCCCGGAAATGGCCGAGCTGCCGGCGTACGTACCGGGCAAGACGGTGCCGGGTGCCATCAAACTGGCCAGCAACGAGACCGTCTTCGGCCCGCTGCCGAGCGTCCGCGCGGCCATCGAGTGCGCCACCGATGCCGTGAACCGCTACCCGGACAACGGCTGCGCCGACCTCAAATCGGCTCTGGCGAAGCACCTTAACTCCGGCCGGGTCGGCAGCGCCGGCGGCTGGGGGCCCGAGCACATCGCGGTCGGCTGTGGATCGGTGAGCCTGTGCCAGCAACTCATCCAGATCAGCGCCACCGCCGGCGACGAGGTGCTGTTCGGCTGGCGCAGCTTCGAGATCTACCCGCTGCAGGTCCGCCTCGCCGGGGCCACCGAGGTCCAGGTGCCGCTGTCCGACCACACCTTCGACCTGCAGGCGATGCTCGCCGCGGTCACCGACCGGACCCGGCTGATATTCGTCTGCAACCCCAACAACCCCACCTCGACGGTGGTCGACCCGGACGCGTTGACGCGGTTCGTCGAGGCGGTGCCATCGCACGTCCTGATCGCAATCGACGAGGCCTACGTCGAGTACATCCGCGACGGCCTGCTGCCCGACAGCCTGGCCCTGGTGCGTAGCTACCCCAATGTCGTTGTGCTGCGGACGTTTTCGAAGGCGTACGGCCTGGCCGGCCTGCGAGTGGGCTACGCGGCCGGCCATCCGGAGTTGATCACCGCCCTGGACAAGGCTTACGTGCCGTTCACCGCGACGAGCGTCTCGCAGGCCGCGGCGATCGCGTCGCTGGACGCCGCAGACGAGCTGCTCGCCCGCACCGACGCCGTGGTCGCAGAGCGCACCCGGGTGAGCCACGCGCTGCGTGGCACGGGATTCACCCTGCCGCCGTCGCAGGCGAATTTCGTCTGGTTGCCGCTGGGATCCCGCACTCTGGACTTCGTCGAGAAGGCCGCCGACGCGCGGATCGTCGTCCGGCCGTACGGCAGCGACGGCGTCCGGGTGACCATCGGTGCGCCGGAAGAGAACGACGCCCTGCTGTCGTTTGCCGAGAACTGGATCTGA
- a CDS encoding crotonase/enoyl-CoA hydratase family protein, whose protein sequence is MGEPYESVTIEHKDHVAQVTLIGPGKGNALGPAFWSEMPEVFAKLDADRDVRAIVLTGSGSNFSYGLDVPAMGGTLAPVLAPNESARPRAEFHLEVLRMQEAINAVADCRTPTIASVHGWCIGGGVDLISAVDIRYASADAKFSVREVKLAMVADMGSLARLPLILSDGHLRELALTGKNIDAERAEKIGLVNDVFADADAALAGAHATAAEIAANPPLTVRGVKDVLDQQRISAVSASLRYVAAWNAAFLPSKDLSEGVAATFAKRAPKFTGD, encoded by the coding sequence ATGGGTGAGCCATACGAGTCCGTCACCATCGAACACAAGGATCACGTCGCCCAGGTGACGTTGATCGGGCCGGGCAAAGGCAACGCGTTGGGGCCGGCTTTCTGGTCCGAAATGCCCGAGGTATTCGCCAAGCTGGACGCCGATCGTGACGTGCGTGCCATCGTGCTCACCGGGTCGGGCAGCAATTTCAGCTACGGCCTGGACGTGCCGGCGATGGGCGGGACGCTGGCGCCGGTGTTGGCACCGAATGAGTCGGCCCGACCCCGCGCCGAGTTCCACCTCGAGGTGCTGCGCATGCAGGAAGCGATCAACGCGGTCGCGGACTGCCGCACGCCGACGATCGCGTCGGTACACGGTTGGTGCATCGGCGGCGGCGTCGACCTGATTTCCGCGGTCGACATCCGCTATGCCAGCGCCGACGCGAAGTTCTCGGTGCGTGAGGTCAAGCTGGCGATGGTCGCCGACATGGGCAGCCTCGCCCGGCTGCCGCTGATCCTGTCCGACGGGCACTTGCGGGAACTCGCGCTGACCGGCAAGAACATCGACGCCGAGCGTGCCGAGAAAATCGGCTTGGTCAACGACGTGTTCGCCGACGCCGACGCCGCGTTGGCCGGTGCTCATGCCACCGCCGCTGAGATCGCCGCCAACCCGCCGCTGACCGTCCGCGGCGTCAAGGATGTTCTTGACCAGCAACGGATTTCGGCGGTGTCGGCCAGTTTGCGTTACGTCGCGGCGTGGAACGCCGCCTTCCTGCCGTCGAAGGATCTGTCCGAGGGAGTGGCGGCGACCTTCGCCAAGCGAGCGCCGAAGTTCACTGGCGACTAG